The window ATCTGTTTTCTTGAGATTTAGTGGTCtcgaaaagaaaaaaaaaaaagaaacaagtgaTATGGGGAGACCACCTTgctgtgacaaagttggtGTCAAGAAAGGGCCATGGACTCCTGAGGAAGATATCATCTTGGTGTCTTATATTCAAGAACATGGTCCTGGGAATTGGAGGGCTGTTCCTACCAATACaggtttgtttttttattcttttttatctttcgATTAAATTATATCTATTTTGAGCTACGTTCCTCTTTTTTACACAGTAGGTCTTGTTTTTGGTTTGGTTGATCATAAAGGAAATGCAATCAAAAGTtctcaatttttgttttttctttttcctagtGACATTGAAAAGACCCACTGCAATATAAATATAGTGAAGTTATTAATCTTGTTTGTTTCTGGTTTCCAGGATTGCTTAGATGTAGCAAGAGCTGCAGGCTTAGATGGACTAATTACTTAAGGCCCGGGATTAAACGGGGTAACTTTACAGAACATGAGGAGAAAATGATAATCCACCTTCAAGCTCTTTTAGGCAACAGGTATCtatcttctctttctctctaagGTCTTAAGCACCCGAGAGGAAAATTCTTGCTTTGTAACCCAATGTATAATGTGTTATGATTGTGTCATCTGTTTAATCTTAGATGGCAATGGCATGGATAATTGGTTTCTCAAAAGCAGCAATATAAATGTAGCATTTATTGTTTGTGCAGATGGGCTGCAATAGCATCTTACCTTCCTCAAAGAACAGACAATGACATTAAAAACTATTGGAACACTCACTTGAAGAAGAAGCTGAAGAAGCTCCAAGGCAGTGAATGTCATTCTAGAGatgggtcatcatcatcatcacagaAAATTTCTAGAGGTCAGTGGGAGAGAAGGCTGCAGACTGATATCCATATGGCTAAACAGGCTTTAAGCGATGCCTTGTCCCCAGAGAAATCAAGTGGTTTAGCTGAGCTGAAACCCTCTAATGGGTACATTTCTTATGCGAAACCAGGAGGCTATGCATCAAGCACAGAGAACATAGCTAAGTTGTTAAAAGAGTGGATGAGAAATCCATCAAAGCCTGTTTCTGCAAACTCTGCTGCCACTCAACTATCATTTGACAATATGGC is drawn from Theobroma cacao cultivar B97-61/B2 chromosome 4, Criollo_cocoa_genome_V2, whole genome shotgun sequence and contains these coding sequences:
- the LOC18601511 gene encoding myb-related protein 306; protein product: MGRPPCCDKVGVKKGPWTPEEDIILVSYIQEHGPGNWRAVPTNTGLLRCSKSCRLRWTNYLRPGIKRGNFTEHEEKMIIHLQALLGNRWAAIASYLPQRTDNDIKNYWNTHLKKKLKKLQGSECHSRDGSSSSSQKISRGQWERRLQTDIHMAKQALSDALSPEKSSGLAELKPSNGYISYAKPGGYASSTENIAKLLKEWMRNPSKPVSANSAATQLSFDNMAGTDSASSEGTPSKEEKSSREMSEAFESLFVLESFDSSNSDFSQSMSPEASLFQDESKPDLNAQGQLSLLEKWLFDDGANQGKDYLSDITLDENANFF